Proteins encoded in a region of the Antedon mediterranea chromosome 2, ecAntMedi1.1, whole genome shotgun sequence genome:
- the LOC140039451 gene encoding uncharacterized protein, translating to MPKDEIEENEQLRKIFIGGLDYDTSDETLREYFSSYGELTDCVVIRHTDTKRSRGFGFATFKKGSMVDKCIEDFQTTGHSIDNRDVEVKRAVSREECSVDPRKKRPCKKIFLGGMHQEITEDKLKEYFETNYGTVESVDIPLEQKSGKKRGFAFLTFEQDQVVDKICIKKFHTVCDKRLEAKKAIPRDEMDKRGGGGGGGGGDYGGRGGGGRGGGGGGGGGGGGGVLSILAVFLLLFLVLTAMSRVAIGNPPRTWQIRVVITCAVKLVCACLTECVLSRQTTFLLGAVAPTYLDLLEEDGYGYNGFNQGNFGNGFNQGGGNWGGRGNMGGGNFGGNFGGGGGNFGGGNFGGGGNFGNNGNFGNYGNYGGGYGNFNQGGGNFGGNFNQGNAGMSGGNFGGGGGGNFSNFGQNYQGSQSGFGPMKGGQQYMNRGGTPYNTAGGYGNNTGGAMAVTGGGGGYGSGGAGGNYGAGGGQQGYGGQTAGYGGGQGGGGYGGNMAGGNMAGGNMAGNMAGNMGSGFGGAGGAAAGGTGQVSGGGGGGGGGGAMGGGGRRY from the exons ATGCCAAAAGAC gaAATAGAAGAAAATGAACAACTCCGAAAGATATTTATCGGAGGGCTTGATTATGACACTAGCGATGAGACCTTACGGGAGTATTTTAGCTCCTACGGCGAGTTAACAGATTGTGTCGTAATCCGGCACACGGATACCAAACGATCTCGCGGATTTGGTTTTGCTACCTTCAAAAAAGGTAGCATGGTGGACAAGTGCATTGAGGATTTTCAAACAACAGGTCACTCAATAGATAACAGGGATGTTGAAGTCAAAAGAGCCGTGTCAAGAgag GAATGTAGCGTAGACCCAAGGAAAAAAAGGCCATGCAAGAAGATCTTCCTTGGCGGTATGCATCAAGAAATTACAGAAGACAAATTAAAGGAATATTTCGAGACAAATTACGGGACCGTCGAGTCAGTGGACATTCCACTTGAGCAGAAATCTGGAAAGAAACGTGGGTTCGCTTTCTTGACATTTGAGCAAGACCAGGTTGTTGACAAAATCTGTA ttaaGAAATTTCACACAGTTTGCGACAAACGATTAGAGGCAAAGAAAGCCATCCCCAGAGACGAAATGGATAAAAGAGGAGGTGGtggtggaggaggaggaggagattATGGAGGTCGTGGTGGCGGTGGAagaggtggtggtggtggtggcggcggaggaggaggaggaggag TATTGAGTATTTTGGCGGTTTTTCTCCTACTGTTCTTGGTTCTCACTGCCATGTCAAGAGTGGCAATTGGCAATCCTCCGCGAACTTGGCAGATAAGGGTGGTTATAACCTGTGCTGTAAAACTGGTGTGTGCGTGTTTAACTGAGTGTGTATTGAGTAGGCAAACTACCTTTCTTTTAGGAGCAGTTGCACCCACCTATCTTGATCTCCTTGAGGAAG ATGGCTATGGATACAATGGGTTCAATCAAGGAAACTTCGGAAATGGGTTTAACCAAGGTGGTGGaa ATTGGGGAGGTCGTGGTAATATGGGAGGTGGGAATTTCGGTGGAAACTTTGGAGGCGGCGGGGGAAACTTCGGAGGTGGGAATTTTGGCGGTGGCGGCAACTTTGGAAATAACGGAAACTTCGGCAACTATGGTAATTATGGTGGTGGATACGGTAATTTCAACCAGGGAGGTGGTAATTTTGGTGGCAACTTCAACCAAG GAAATGCAGGTATGTCTGGTGGGAACTTTGGCGGAGGTGGTGGAGGCAACTTCAGTAATTTTGGTCAAAATTACCAGGGATCTCAATCAGGATTCGGACCAATGAAAGGTGGTCAACAGTATATGAATAGGGGTGGTACACCATACAATACCG caGGTGGATATGGAAACAATACTGGTGGGGCAATGGCTGTTACGGGAGGTGGAGGAGGATATGGTAGTGGTGGAGCTGGAGGAAATTACGGAGCTGGTGGTGGACAGCAAGGGTATGGTGGGCAGACTGCAGGATATGGTGGTGGCCAAGGAGGCGGCGGATATGGAGGAAACATGGCTGGCGGAAACATGGCTGGCGGAAACATGGCAGGAAATATGGCTGGAAACATGGGAAGTGGTTTTGGTGGTGCTGGAGGCGCCGCAGCTGGAGGTACCGGACAAGTTAGTGGAGGAGGAGGTGGTGGTGGAGGA
- the LOC140041022 gene encoding methylsterol monooxygenase 1-like isoform X1, whose product MLGFEQAWTTMTDRYTTWQIAGPGSLILHEMLYLLICLPGFVFQFIPYMQKYKIQKIPEGFDSQWRCFKLLMFNHFFIQAPLIFATHIYTRAFDIGYDYQSMPTWYSLLLQLYACLILEDTWHYFLHRALHHKSVYKYVHKVHHNYKAPFGMVAECVHPVETVVLGVGFFIGPLLFCTHLILLWTWVGVRLLEVIDVHSGYNLKWNPLHLLPFYGGAEYHDFHHMNFHGNYAPTFTWWDRICGTHVPYQEHKKNKLANKQN is encoded by the exons ATGTTGGGGTTCGAGCAGGCATGGACGACGATGACGGACAGGTACACGACCTGGCAGATTGCAGGACCAGGATCTCTTATCCTCCATGAG ATGCTGTATCTGTTAATATGCCTTCCTGGATTCGTATTCCAATTTATACCATATATGCAGAAGTACAAGATACAAAag ATACCAGAAGGGTTTGATTCACAATGGAGGTGTTTCAAACTTCTAAtgttcaaccattttttcattCAAGCACCCCTCATTTTTGCTACTCACATATACACCAGAGCGTTTGACATCGGATACGATTACCAGTCAATGCCAACATG gTACTCTCTGCTTCTCCAGTTGTATGCTTGTCTTATCCTGGAAGATACATGGCACTATTTCTTACATCGTGCGCTCCATCACAAATCTGTTTACAAATACGTACACAAAGTTCATCACAATTACAAG gCTCCGTTTGGAATGGTTGCTGAATGTGTCCATCCCGTTGAGACTGTAG TTCTTGGAGTTGGCTTTTTCATCGGACCGCTACTGTTCTGTACTCATCTCATCTTACTCTGGACGTGGGTCGGAGTTCGTCTATTGGAAGTCATCGACGTTCACAGTGGCTATAATTTGAAATGGAATCCTCTTCATTTGCTGCCATTTTATGGag GAGCCGAGTATCATGATTTCCATCACATGAATTTCCATGGTAACTACGCACCGACGTTTACCTGGTGGGACAGGATTTGTGGTACGCATGTGCCGTACCAGGAGCACAAGAAGAACAAATTAGCCAATAAACAGAATTAG
- the LOC140041022 gene encoding methylsterol monooxygenase 1-like isoform X2, whose translation MLYLLICLPGFVFQFIPYMQKYKIQKIPEGFDSQWRCFKLLMFNHFFIQAPLIFATHIYTRAFDIGYDYQSMPTWYSLLLQLYACLILEDTWHYFLHRALHHKSVYKYVHKVHHNYKAPFGMVAECVHPVETVVLGVGFFIGPLLFCTHLILLWTWVGVRLLEVIDVHSGYNLKWNPLHLLPFYGGAEYHDFHHMNFHGNYAPTFTWWDRICGTHVPYQEHKKNKLANKQN comes from the exons ATGCTGTATCTGTTAATATGCCTTCCTGGATTCGTATTCCAATTTATACCATATATGCAGAAGTACAAGATACAAAag ATACCAGAAGGGTTTGATTCACAATGGAGGTGTTTCAAACTTCTAAtgttcaaccattttttcattCAAGCACCCCTCATTTTTGCTACTCACATATACACCAGAGCGTTTGACATCGGATACGATTACCAGTCAATGCCAACATG gTACTCTCTGCTTCTCCAGTTGTATGCTTGTCTTATCCTGGAAGATACATGGCACTATTTCTTACATCGTGCGCTCCATCACAAATCTGTTTACAAATACGTACACAAAGTTCATCACAATTACAAG gCTCCGTTTGGAATGGTTGCTGAATGTGTCCATCCCGTTGAGACTGTAG TTCTTGGAGTTGGCTTTTTCATCGGACCGCTACTGTTCTGTACTCATCTCATCTTACTCTGGACGTGGGTCGGAGTTCGTCTATTGGAAGTCATCGACGTTCACAGTGGCTATAATTTGAAATGGAATCCTCTTCATTTGCTGCCATTTTATGGag GAGCCGAGTATCATGATTTCCATCACATGAATTTCCATGGTAACTACGCACCGACGTTTACCTGGTGGGACAGGATTTGTGGTACGCATGTGCCGTACCAGGAGCACAAGAAGAACAAATTAGCCAATAAACAGAATTAG